In Oryza sativa Japonica Group chromosome 3, ASM3414082v1, one DNA window encodes the following:
- the LOC107280298 gene encoding dirigent protein 1-like produces MTTATPKMTLCLLAILAAMVTEAVAAAAGDGTTTTHLHFYIHETGSSAESQYLGRAEGLLVQADLGNLAALWTMLTLAFSLGLSDDGDYKGSTLVLDGRVDFGGGGAAERAVVGGTGRFRRARGYSLMTKFGNPTPSTGVFEMDTSTGENECQLEVNTRFAHCTSGARRGKSLITSVGSGR; encoded by the exons ATGACCACGGCGACGCCGAAGATGACCCTCTGCCtcctcgccatcctcgccgccatggtgacggaggcggtggcggcggccgcgggcgatgGCACCACGACGACGCACCTCCATTTCTACATCCACGAGACT GGCTCCAGCGCGGAGTCCCAGTACCTCGGCCGCGCGGAGGGCCTCCTCGTGCAGGCCGACCTCGGGAACCTGGCGGCGCTGTGGACCATGCTGACCCTCGCCTTCTCTCTCGGTCTCTCCGACGACGGGGACTACAAGGGGAGCACGCTGGTGTTGGACGGCCGCGTCgatttcggcggcggcggcgcggcggagcgcgccGTGGTGGGCGGCACGGGGAGGTTCCGGCGGGCGAGGGGGTACAGCCTGATGACCAAGTTTGGCAACCCCACGCCCAGCACCGGCGTCTTCGAGATGGACACGTCTAC GGGGGAAAATGAATGTCAACTAGAGGTGAACACGCGCTTCGCGCACTGCACCAGTGGTGCCAGGAGAGGGAAATCATTGATTACATCTGTTGGTTCTGGTAGGTAA